CCGGGTCGGCGACCGCCGCCTCCGGGCCCGAGATCGCGCCCGCCGCCCAGGTGCCGTCGGCTCAGGCGCCGGCCGCCGTGTCGCGGACCGTCCACGAGTGGCTCACCAACCCCGGTGACACCACGCCCGTCGACACGCAGCTGAGCTGGCAGAGCCCGGCCGCCGCGGCGCCCACGACGGTCCGCATCGATCCGAACGTGAAGTTCCAGACCGTGTCCGGCTTCGGCGCGGCCATCACCGACTCCTCGGCCCAGGTGCTCTACGGCCTCACGCCGGGCAACCGCGACGAAGTCATGAAGAACCTCTTCGACCCGCGCGCCGGCGCGGGCATCAGCTTCCTGCGCCAGCCCATCGGTGCGTCGGACTTCGCCGTCGGCCAGGACTACAGCTACGACGACCTGCCGGCCGGGCAGACCGACTACGACCTGAAGCACTTCTCCATCGCCCACGACGAGACGCAGATCCTCCCGCTCGTGCGCCAGGCGAAGAAGCTGAACCCACAGCTGGAGATCGTCGCGAGCCCCTGGAGCATGCCGGGCTGGATGAAGACGTCCGGCTCGATGATCGACGGCAAGCTCATCGACTCGCCGAAGATCTACCGCGCCTACGCGCTGTACCTCGTGAAGTTCCTGCAGGCCTACCGCAAGGCCGGCGTGCACGTGGACTACCTGACCGTGCAGAACGAGCCGCAGGCGCTGGAGCGCAAGAACTACCCGGGCACCGATCTGCCGTGGCAGCAGGAGGCGAAGGTCATCGAGGCCCTCGGCCCGGCCATCCGCGCCGCCGGGCTCGACACGAAGATCCTCGGCTTCGACCACAACTGGAGTGAGCACCCCGGCGACATCGCCTCGCACCAGCGGGCGGGGGAGGACCCGCAGCCGGAGTACCCGTACGACCTGCTGTCCACCCCGGCCGCGAAGTGGATGGCCGGCACCGCCTACCACTGCTACTACGGTTCGTCCGACGCTCAGACGCCGTTGAAGGCTTCGTTTCCCGGCAAGGACATCTTCATGACCGAGTGCGAGGGCGGAGACTCGTCCACGATCCTCGGCGTGATGCAGAACTGGGGCCGCAGCTCCATCGACTGGAACATCGCGCTCGACGAGAACCACGGCCCGCACCTGGGCGGCTGCGGCACCTGCAACGGCACCATCACGGTGAACTCGCAGACGAAGGCCGTGACCTACAACGACCAGTACCGCGACATCGAGCACTTCTCGAAGTTCGTGCCGCCGGGCTCGGTGCACATCGCGTCGTCCGTGGTCTACACCAGCGGCAGCAGCACGCCGATCGAGGCGGTCGCGTTCACCAACCCCGACCGCTCGACCACCGTGGTCGCGCTGAACACCGCGAAGACCGAGCAGACGTTCACCGTCGTCTCCGGTGACCGCTCGTTCGACGCGACCGTGGGCGCCGGCGCCACCGTCACCTTCCAGTGGAGCGGCCGCTGACCGACCGGGTGGCGCGGGGCGGCGGAGAGCCCGCCGCCCCGCACCGCGCGCGGTACGTTCGGGTTCCCGGACGAAGGAGCGGCGATGGCGGGACTGCCGGCCACGATGCGGTCGTGGCGCGTCACGGCGCCGGGGCCGATCGGCACCGGGCCGCTGACGCCCGCGAGCGGACCGGTGCCCGAACCGGCGCCCGGTGAACTGCTCGTGCGGGTGTTCGTGTGCGGCGTGTGCCGCACGGATCTCCACGTCGCGGAAGGGGATCTGCCGGTGTACCGGCCGGCGGTGACACCGGGGCACGAGGTGGTCGGCGAGGTCCTCGCCCTGGGTGAAAACCCAGGGGATGCCTTCGCGATCGGTGATCGCGTCGGGATCGCCTGGCTGCGCCACACGTGCGGCACGTGCCAGTTCTGCTTGCGGGGCAAGGAAAACCTCTGCCCCGCATCGCGCTACACGGGCTGGGACGCCGACGGCGGCTACGCGGAGTACGCCGTGGTCCCGGCGGACTACGCCCATCACCTGCCCGCCGGCTACCGCGACGACGAGCTCGCGCCGCTGCTGTGCGCTGGGCTCATCGGCTACCGCGCGCTGCTGCGGGCCGAAGTGCCCGAAGGCGGTCGCCTCGGTGTGTACGGCTTCGGCGGCAGCGCGCACCTCGCCACGCAGGTGGCCCTCGCGCGGGGCGCGACCGTCCACGTGGTCACGCGCAGCCGCGCGGCGCAGCGGCTCGCGCTCGACCTCGGGGCCGCTTCGGCGGGGGAGGAGCCGCCGCCCGAGCCGCTTGACTCGGCGATCCTGTTCGCCCCCGCCGGCGGGCTGGTGCCCGTCGCGCTGGCCGCGCTGGACCGCGGCGGCACGCTCGCGATCGCGGGCATTCACCTGTCCGACGTGCCCGGGCTGAACTACCAGCGGCACCTGTTCCAGGAGCGGCAGCTGCGCAGCGTCACGGCCAACACGCGGGCCGACGCCCGGGAGTTCCTCGCCTTCGCGGGCCGCCACCACCTCGAAGTGACCACGCGTCCGTATGCACTGGGCCGCGCGGACGAGGCTCTCGCGGACCTCGCCGCGGGCCGGTTCGCCGGCGCCGCCGTGCTGCACGCTTGACGGGGATTTTCCGGCGGATCCACCGGTTCGGCCGTTGCTAGGTCACCATGACCTAGGTTACGGTGACCTAAATGTGGATCGACGTCCTGCTGCTCGCGAGCCTCGCCAGGCAGCCCATGCACGGCTACGAACTGCGCCGGAAGGTCGAGGAGTCGAGCGGCCGGGCGCTGTCCAACAACTCGCTCTACCCGGCGCTGCGCCGCTTCGCCGAAGCCGGCGCTGTCACGCGCAGCGCCGAGACGCAGGAGGGCAAGCCGCCGCGGCACGTCTACACGATCACCGACGTCGGCCGCGAGCTGCTGCACGACCTGCTCGCGGACCTGCCGCCGGACCTGGCCGGCGACTCGACCGAGTTCCTCTCCCGGCTCGCCGGGTTCGGCTGGCTCGAGCCCGTGGAACGGCTGCGGGTGCTCGACGCGCGGGAAACCGCGCTCGCCGCTCAGGGCGAGCGGCTGGGGAAGCTCGCCGAGGCGCAGGAGGACCCGTGGAGCCGGCTGGTGCTGGCCGAGGTCGGCCGCCGCGCCGAGCAGGAACTGAGCTGGCTCGCGACGGTGCGTGCGCGGGCCCGGAAACCGTCACCCGAGGAGGAGATCCGATGACCACCACCGAGCGTGCGCCACGGCTGCCGTTCGACCGGCCCAACGTGCTCGAGATCGCGCCGCTGTACCAGGTTC
The sequence above is a segment of the Amycolatopsis sp. 2-15 genome. Coding sequences within it:
- a CDS encoding glycoside hydrolase family 30 protein, whose product is MPRLRRVLCSVTAAAAAVTVAAGSATAASGPEIAPAAQVPSAQAPAAVSRTVHEWLTNPGDTTPVDTQLSWQSPAAAAPTTVRIDPNVKFQTVSGFGAAITDSSAQVLYGLTPGNRDEVMKNLFDPRAGAGISFLRQPIGASDFAVGQDYSYDDLPAGQTDYDLKHFSIAHDETQILPLVRQAKKLNPQLEIVASPWSMPGWMKTSGSMIDGKLIDSPKIYRAYALYLVKFLQAYRKAGVHVDYLTVQNEPQALERKNYPGTDLPWQQEAKVIEALGPAIRAAGLDTKILGFDHNWSEHPGDIASHQRAGEDPQPEYPYDLLSTPAAKWMAGTAYHCYYGSSDAQTPLKASFPGKDIFMTECEGGDSSTILGVMQNWGRSSIDWNIALDENHGPHLGGCGTCNGTITVNSQTKAVTYNDQYRDIEHFSKFVPPGSVHIASSVVYTSGSSTPIEAVAFTNPDRSTTVVALNTAKTEQTFTVVSGDRSFDATVGAGATVTFQWSGR
- a CDS encoding zinc-binding alcohol dehydrogenase family protein; amino-acid sequence: MRSWRVTAPGPIGTGPLTPASGPVPEPAPGELLVRVFVCGVCRTDLHVAEGDLPVYRPAVTPGHEVVGEVLALGENPGDAFAIGDRVGIAWLRHTCGTCQFCLRGKENLCPASRYTGWDADGGYAEYAVVPADYAHHLPAGYRDDELAPLLCAGLIGYRALLRAEVPEGGRLGVYGFGGSAHLATQVALARGATVHVVTRSRAAQRLALDLGAASAGEEPPPEPLDSAILFAPAGGLVPVALAALDRGGTLAIAGIHLSDVPGLNYQRHLFQERQLRSVTANTRADAREFLAFAGRHHLEVTTRPYALGRADEALADLAAGRFAGAAVLHA
- a CDS encoding PadR family transcriptional regulator, with the translated sequence MWIDVLLLASLARQPMHGYELRRKVEESSGRALSNNSLYPALRRFAEAGAVTRSAETQEGKPPRHVYTITDVGRELLHDLLADLPPDLAGDSTEFLSRLAGFGWLEPVERLRVLDARETALAAQGERLGKLAEAQEDPWSRLVLAEVGRRAEQELSWLATVRARARKPSPEEEIR